TCCGTCGGACGTAAACGCGTAGATGTTGCCGAAGACATCGCCAAATTCGTCGTTGAAGGAGGCTGCGCCTACGCCTGAAGGCAGGGTGTACTGGATGTCCTGAACATGTTTGCGGACCTCATAGAATAGCCACGGCACGTCCTTTGGCTTGGTGGTGTCCTTCAGATTGACCAAAATCGTGGTCTGACCGGGCGTCGTGTAGCTCTTGACGTAGTCGACCGCGCCGATCTGTTTCACCTCCTTTTCAATCCGGTCGGTCACTTGATTGAGCATGTCGTCAACCGTCGCGCCGGGCCATTGTTGCTGGATCACCATAGTCTTGATGGTGAACGGAGGATCTTCCTCGCGACCGAGGCTGCGGTAGGCGAGCAGGCCCGCTATCGCGGACGCTATCATCAGGAACCAAACGAACGAGCGATGCTTTAGGGCCCATTCAGATAGATTGAAGGAGGTCACGACTGATTCTCTTGCAAAAGTTTGACGAGTTGTCCTTCGGAGAGGGAATGCACGCCGGCAGTGATGACGCGATCGCCAATCGACAAGCCGGATGTAACTGCCACGCGGTCTCCCCTGTGGGCGCCGAGCATCACAGGACGTGCTAGAGCCCTCTTGTTTGCTCCCACGATCCAGACGGCGTCCTGACCTTCGATTTTCAAAAGAGCACTAACCGGAATCTCCATTTGGCCCTCCTGTGCAGCCGCGAGGCGGATCGTGGTTCCCAGCCGAAACGCTTCAGGTGGATCTTCGATGGTGAACCGAATGCGCCGAGTTCTGGTCGAGGAGTCCGACTGCGGCGCGATCTCACGGACGACCGCCTTGGCTGCGATGCTATCCTGGACGAGGAGCGATGCCCGAGAGGATGAACCTTCGATGAATTGGCCAATTCGGTCGTCCGGTATGTCGAACACACCGTCGCGAAAAGTTGGGCGAGCGATGGTGACAACCGTCTGGCCTACCGAGACGACCTGGCCGATTTCCGTGGACCAGGAGACGACGACACCGTCATAGCTGCTGTTTAGGGTCGTGTAGCCGAGTTGTTCGGTCGCCTTCTGCAGACTCGCCTCAGCTTGCGTGGCGCGTGATTGGGCGCTCTGCTGGGCTGCTGTTGCCGCATCGAGGTCCGCCTGTGTCCCGCTGCCCGTGCTGAACAGTTTGTGCTTTCGTTCCAGAGTGGCCTCGGCATTGGCAAGGACCGCTCGAGCGTTGGCCAGATCGGCCTGGCTTGAGACGATCGCGAGCTGCGCGACGGTCGAATCAAGGGACCCGAGTCTTTGCCCCTTGGCAACGAGATCTCCCACATTGACGTCGCGCGAGCTCATTCGCCCCATTGTTTGAAAGCCAAGCTCGGCCTGGTACCGAGGCTGCACCGTTCCGGTGAAGGTGTCGATCCTCTACGAGGCCGGTTGCACAACCATGGTGAGCACGGGACGAATGACGGGCGATTCGAGGCTCTTCTCCTCGCACCCGGAAAGCGCCGCGGCGCAGGCGAAAAGTAGCAGCCGCAAGACCGTGGGTGCGGGCGACGTCATGGCTCGGCTCCGTAGGCGACCGCGACAACCTTCCCTGGATACAGCAGTTGTACGCTGGAAGTTACGACACGCTCGCCTTCTTCCAATCCGGCGGCCAACGCGACCGCTCCAGTGAGATATTCCTGCACGACGACCCCGCGAAGCCGGGCCTTGTTCTCGCTATCCAATATCCAGACTGCGGGCTTACCGTTGGCTGCAAACAGCGCGCTCGATGGAATGACAAAGGCAGGCGATAACTCCCAACGGGCTCTACCGACGACGGCCGAACCGAGTGTCAAATCGGCCGGCGCTCGTTCGACCGCGACCTTGAGCGTAACGGTGCCGGTGGCCTGATCCAAAATCGGCGAGATCTCGCGCACAGAGCCGGCAACAGTTACATTCGGCATCGATTGCGAGGTGATGTCGACAGTCCTGTCGTTTGGCGGATTGGTGACAAGAATCTCGGGAACTTGGAATACCGCATCCCGCGGGCCATCCTCGGCAAGGGCGAAAGCCGTCTGTCCGGCCTGCACAACCTGGCCGACTTCGATACTACGTGAGACAATGATGCCGTCCCGTCCTGCCTTCAATTCCGTGTAGGTTAGCCGCTCGCGTGCCGTATTCAGGGCAGCTTGTGCGCTGTTGACCTGCGCCTCATCTGTTCGAAGCGTGGCTAACGCCTGATCGAATCGCTCACGTGTGGTAGAGCCACTGCTAAGCAGAGACTGTTGTCGCTCGAAATTTCGTTGGGCTTCCAGCAACTGCGCATTCGCAGCATTCAGCGCTGCTTCAGCACTGGTAACATCGGTCTGCTGCTCGGTCCGTTCAAGATGCGCGAGAGTTTGACCTGCTTTGACATACTGCCCAACCTCGACGTCGCGACGGACAACTCGTCCACTGGTCTGAAATGCAATGTTCGAAAGGATGCGAGCCTGGATCGTCCCAGTGAGGGGAAGGTCTGGCGTGATGTGTTGCCGGCGGGCGGTGGCGACGGTCACGCGCAACAGCGCCGAAGACTTGTCACCCGCTCGCGCCATCGAGTTCGGGAACGCTGTAAGCACGGTCGCGACGAGCGCGAGCGACGTGCGGAATTGCGCCCTGTTGGCCAGCCGCGGCATTAGGTCCCCTTCTTCGCTGGGCATTTGCAACATGCTGATTTAACTCAAAGTTTCAAGTTGTCTGAGCGCCCCGCCAAAGAACTCCAAGGCGTAATATTCAACAGGCGTTGAATATTTAGTTGCATCGTTCTAAACGTCAAGAGGTCGGAATGGTCGATGGAGGAGGAGGGATGTCTCGAAAAGCCGTGAGAACGCGCGGTCGACCACGGAAGGGCTCAGAACTAGAGGCCGACAACCTTCTCGATGCAGCGCTCGACGCATTTGCCGAGCACGGTTTCGAAAAGGCAAACCTCCGCTCAATCGCTGCTGCCGCGAAAGTTGATGTCGCCCTGATCTCTTACCACTACGGATCA
This is a stretch of genomic DNA from Bradyrhizobium sp. CCBAU 53338. It encodes these proteins:
- a CDS encoding efflux RND transporter periplasmic adaptor subunit; protein product: MGRMSSRDVNVGDLVAKGQRLGSLDSTVAQLAIVSSQADLANARAVLANAEATLERKHKLFSTGSGTQADLDAATAAQQSAQSRATQAEASLQKATEQLGYTTLNSSYDGVVVSWSTEIGQVVSVGQTVVTIARPTFRDGVFDIPDDRIGQFIEGSSSRASLLVQDSIAAKAVVREIAPQSDSSTRTRRIRFTIEDPPEAFRLGTTIRLAAAQEGQMEIPVSALLKIEGQDAVWIVGANKRALARPVMLGAHRGDRVAVTSGLSIGDRVITAGVHSLSEGQLVKLLQENQS
- a CDS encoding efflux RND transporter periplasmic adaptor subunit, whose translation is MPRLANRAQFRTSLALVATVLTAFPNSMARAGDKSSALLRVTVATARRQHITPDLPLTGTIQARILSNIAFQTSGRVVRRDVEVGQYVKAGQTLAHLERTEQQTDVTSAEAALNAANAQLLEAQRNFERQQSLLSSGSTTRERFDQALATLRTDEAQVNSAQAALNTARERLTYTELKAGRDGIIVSRSIEVGQVVQAGQTAFALAEDGPRDAVFQVPEILVTNPPNDRTVDITSQSMPNVTVAGSVREISPILDQATGTVTLKVAVERAPADLTLGSAVVGRARWELSPAFVIPSSALFAANGKPAVWILDSENKARLRGVVVQEYLTGAVALAAGLEEGERVVTSSVQLLYPGKVVAVAYGAEP